Proteins co-encoded in one Gracilimonas sediminicola genomic window:
- the fliS gene encoding flagellar export chaperone FliS gives MRDPQLVYQKQSVMNASPLKLVVKMYDLVIQASYREDQGKVKAILSELIQGLNFDYEPAGQLFELYRYCQDLARKQRFEEIREILEPLRETWEEVANQKQPSPSVVQQ, from the coding sequence ATGCGAGATCCACAATTAGTCTATCAAAAACAATCTGTGATGAATGCTTCACCGCTGAAGCTGGTAGTAAAGATGTACGACCTGGTTATACAGGCCTCTTACCGCGAAGATCAGGGGAAAGTAAAAGCCATTCTATCTGAATTGATACAAGGATTGAATTTTGATTATGAACCCGCCGGTCAGCTTTTTGAGCTTTACCGGTATTGCCAGGACCTGGCCCGGAAGCAGCGGTTTGAAGAAATCCGTGAAATCCTGGAGCCTTTAAGAGAAACCTGGGAAGAAGTTGCCAATCAAAAACAACCTTCTCCCTCTGTGGTTCAGCAATAA
- the fliD gene encoding flagellar filament capping protein FliD — protein sequence MASISSLMSQTSSYESFVTQLVNIESQKMLRMEVQVRDEKESKSAIGTVSKAISDFENIIKELETPTNRSFEPFKTTSSDDSVVQVNSASGLDNESAFNITVERLAKNDTALSETMTGAGYELAAQGDGSVTLTIGDKTETINVVTTKDDGSGGTVDKTNQEILESFETEIESLFGEEASASVFNLDGENIQFSLKSLDTGFDNRIQFSGATGVLAGVTGNMTHLTPQAELDAQFIIDGVTFNRAENTVDDAIEGLSFTLKKATGVAEQMTVERDTEAAKSNLQDFINAYNEMNETIRERTFINPETGNKGPLQGVRSVRNLSINLRQTAILSLGGVAEGEVASFADMGITFENNGKMVIDDSSKLDDILSQNPEQIANFFTNENSPVAMMKARAESYTEADGILSAIESGLDQKIDRLDRRIASERKYLEEYEAEQRRIFNELDLILEEGQAQFDAVYNFMSGY from the coding sequence ATGGCATCCATTTCCAGCCTTATGAGTCAAACAAGTTCGTACGAGTCGTTCGTAACGCAGCTTGTTAATATTGAAAGCCAGAAAATGCTTCGGATGGAAGTGCAGGTTCGGGATGAGAAAGAATCCAAGTCTGCCATTGGAACCGTGAGTAAGGCGATCTCTGATTTTGAGAATATTATTAAGGAGCTTGAAACTCCAACCAACCGGTCTTTTGAACCGTTTAAAACTACTTCCAGTGATGATTCAGTTGTGCAGGTAAACTCCGCTTCCGGTTTAGATAATGAATCTGCTTTCAATATCACTGTAGAAAGACTCGCTAAAAACGACACCGCCCTCTCCGAAACAATGACCGGTGCCGGCTATGAACTCGCCGCACAGGGAGATGGCTCGGTAACACTGACCATTGGTGACAAGACAGAGACTATAAATGTTGTAACCACCAAAGACGATGGCAGTGGCGGCACGGTAGATAAAACCAACCAGGAAATTCTGGAATCGTTTGAAACTGAAATTGAAAGCCTCTTTGGTGAAGAAGCCAGTGCCAGCGTTTTTAACCTGGATGGCGAAAATATACAGTTCTCACTTAAAAGCCTTGATACCGGCTTCGACAACCGAATTCAATTTAGCGGTGCCACCGGTGTATTAGCAGGCGTTACCGGGAATATGACTCACCTCACTCCCCAAGCCGAGTTAGATGCTCAGTTTATTATTGATGGAGTGACGTTTAACCGCGCCGAAAATACTGTTGATGATGCTATTGAAGGGCTCTCCTTCACCCTGAAGAAAGCCACCGGCGTAGCGGAACAAATGACGGTTGAGCGTGATACTGAAGCCGCAAAATCTAACCTGCAGGACTTCATCAATGCCTATAATGAAATGAACGAGACCATCCGGGAGCGTACATTCATTAATCCTGAAACCGGTAATAAAGGCCCGCTTCAGGGAGTGAGATCGGTTCGAAATCTGAGTATTAACTTGCGGCAAACAGCTATTCTGTCGTTAGGCGGTGTTGCTGAAGGTGAGGTTGCCAGTTTTGCCGACATGGGCATCACGTTCGAGAATAACGGGAAGATGGTTATCGATGATTCCTCTAAGCTGGATGACATCCTGAGCCAAAACCCGGAACAGATTGCCAACTTTTTTACCAATGAGAACTCTCCGGTGGCCATGATGAAGGCACGGGCCGAATCATACACTGAAGCAGATGGAATCCTATCTGCCATTGAAAGCGGACTGGATCAAAAAATTGACCGTTTAGACCGGCGTATAGCCAGTGAACGGAAATACCTGGAAGAATATGAAGCCGAGCAGCGCCGAATATTTAATGAGCTGGACCTGATTCTCGAAGAAGGACAAGCTCAGTTCGATGCGGTTTATAACTTCATGTCCGGTTATTAA
- a CDS encoding sigma-54-dependent transcriptional regulator, with translation MKHSILVVDDDELLLGFMEEILTKEGFEIHAFESPVKATEYLDKNSVDLVITDVKMNEMTGDEVLATVKKNYPDTGVIMITGFGNINHAVRALHKGAFDYMTKPFKAKEILYRVNRYFNADPEERDKKPKSVAHSPREDKKGDLVSPVDNSDEAENKFVGNDPQIKKLLRIIPQIARNAAPVLIQGESGTGKEVFAHQIHVNSNRAQGPYIKINCANLPSELVESTLFGHLEGSFTGATSDRKGAFDAAEGGTLLLDEITEIELNVQAKLLRVLQENEFYRVGSQEPVKADVRILATSNRNIAEAIAEKQFREDLYYRLNVFPVEIPPLRDRKTDIPVLANYFVEHYSTKYGLEKKELSEELLNHLVQQEWRGNVRELNNKIHRGIILAQDSDKITMEHINHEMFSSVDDNLNKEVLATDLPLMSIEDMELQLIQKALEHTQGNQKKAAKLLGISDRTIRNKLKNLEEDDD, from the coding sequence ATGAAACACTCCATTCTTGTTGTTGATGATGACGAACTCCTGCTCGGTTTTATGGAGGAGATATTAACAAAAGAAGGGTTTGAGATTCACGCTTTTGAATCGCCTGTTAAAGCCACGGAGTATCTCGATAAAAACAGCGTTGACCTGGTCATCACCGATGTTAAAATGAATGAAATGACCGGTGATGAAGTGCTTGCCACCGTGAAGAAGAATTACCCGGATACCGGTGTTATTATGATTACCGGCTTTGGGAACATCAACCACGCCGTACGGGCTCTCCACAAAGGGGCATTTGATTACATGACCAAGCCCTTTAAAGCCAAAGAAATTCTATACCGCGTGAACCGGTATTTTAATGCAGATCCGGAAGAGCGAGACAAAAAGCCGAAGTCAGTAGCCCACTCTCCCCGGGAAGACAAAAAAGGCGATTTGGTAAGCCCGGTTGACAATTCCGACGAAGCCGAGAATAAGTTTGTAGGAAACGATCCACAGATTAAAAAGCTGCTGCGGATCATCCCTCAAATTGCCCGTAATGCTGCTCCTGTTCTAATACAAGGAGAAAGCGGAACAGGGAAAGAAGTATTTGCCCATCAAATTCATGTGAACAGTAACCGCGCGCAGGGACCGTATATAAAAATTAATTGTGCGAACCTTCCCTCCGAGCTTGTTGAAAGTACATTATTCGGACACCTTGAAGGGTCTTTCACCGGGGCAACCTCAGACCGTAAAGGAGCTTTTGATGCTGCTGAAGGCGGCACTCTTTTGCTGGATGAGATCACAGAAATTGAACTAAACGTACAGGCTAAACTGCTTCGCGTTCTGCAGGAAAATGAATTTTATCGGGTGGGAAGTCAGGAGCCGGTAAAAGCAGATGTTCGCATCCTGGCCACATCAAACCGAAATATTGCAGAAGCCATTGCTGAAAAGCAATTCCGGGAAGACTTGTACTACCGTTTGAATGTATTTCCAGTTGAAATTCCACCACTCAGAGATCGTAAAACCGACATCCCGGTTTTGGCCAACTATTTTGTAGAACACTATTCAACAAAATACGGGCTGGAGAAAAAAGAACTTTCGGAAGAGCTCTTAAATCATCTTGTGCAGCAGGAATGGCGCGGAAACGTGAGAGAATTGAATAATAAAATTCACCGCGGCATTATCTTAGCCCAAGACAGTGATAAAATCACCATGGAGCATATCAATCATGAAATGTTCTCCAGTGTTGATGATAATCTGAATAAAGAAGTTCTTGCCACCGACCTGCCACTAATGTCGATTGAAGACATGGAGCTGCAACTAATCCAGAAAGCACTCGAACATACCCAGGGCAACCAAAAGAAAGCTGCAAAATTACTGGGCATTTCTGACCGCACCATCCGAAACAAGCTTAAAAACCTGGAAGAAGACGACGATTAG
- a CDS encoding efflux RND transporter permease subunit has product MLDAIIRGSLRYRLVVLVSSVVILAAGIYIVDRMPVDVFPDLTAPTVTVMTEAHGLAPEEVERLVTIPVETSVNGATGVRRVRSSTAKGISIVWVEFDWGTDIFRARQIVNEKLQLVATSLPEEVPPPIMAPISSIMGEIMLVSVNSDEHSELEVRTAADWEIRRRLLAIPGVAQVIPIGGGQKQYQVRVSPDKLKQYNITLYQVLQATEQANENFSGGFFREYSQEYTIRGIGRAYSVEDLEQSVITQRNNIPITIGDVATVEIAAAQKIGDASVNAEPAVIISIQKQPGANTLELTSRVDETLAQIESSLPAGFEINTHLFRQAEFIELAIDNVIEALRDGAFLVIVILFLFLGNFRTTLISLTAIPLALIFSIFVLEFFDITINTMTLGGMAIAIGVIVDDAIIDVENVFRRLRENSKLPEAKQKPAIDVVFEGSKEIRSSIINATLIIMIVFLPLFFLSGIEGRMLQPLGLAYIISIGASLVIAMTVTPAMCYYLLPSQASKGKLEESWFTKKLKSGYEHVLNIVLRIKKTVLVGTLVLFLGTLVVLPFLGRSFLPEFNEGTLVISAVTIPGTSLTESNAVGKRIEEILLEHPAIESTSRRTGRAELDEHAQGVNASEVDAELDIPEGTTKEQVLAEIRENLSVVSGTNITIGQPIGHRIDHMLSGTRANIAVKIFGTDLFRLRALAEEVRGQMETVEGVVDLSVEQQQNVPQLQIRPDRRALARYGITIQQLAEMVDVAFAGEVVSQVLEGDKMFDLLVRFDEDHRGSIEAVQKATFNLEDGTIVPLSELASVTSRSGPNTISRENVQRKIVVSANVAGRDLRGTVDEIRANVSQNVSFPQSYFVDYGGQFESEAQATRTISLLSIIAIAAIYLLLYLEFGSLKTALLVMVNLPFALIGGIYTVLFTSGIISIASLVGFITLFGIATRNGILMVSHYQQLRKEGKEFLQAIRQGAMERLNPILMTALTAGLALIPLALAAGEPGNEIQSPMAQVILGGLLSSTLLNMVVIPALLAQFETQE; this is encoded by the coding sequence ATGTTAGATGCAATAATCAGAGGATCGTTAAGGTACCGGCTGGTGGTGTTGGTGAGTTCAGTGGTCATATTGGCAGCCGGAATTTATATCGTGGACCGGATGCCGGTAGACGTATTTCCGGACTTAACCGCCCCCACAGTGACAGTCATGACCGAAGCCCATGGATTGGCCCCGGAAGAAGTAGAACGACTGGTCACCATCCCGGTCGAGACCTCGGTAAATGGAGCAACCGGCGTGCGACGGGTTCGCTCGTCCACCGCCAAAGGTATATCCATTGTATGGGTAGAATTTGACTGGGGGACTGATATTTTCAGGGCACGTCAAATTGTAAATGAGAAGCTACAGCTGGTAGCAACCAGTCTGCCCGAAGAAGTCCCGCCGCCTATTATGGCACCGATATCCTCCATCATGGGGGAGATCATGCTGGTGAGTGTGAACAGCGATGAACATTCCGAGCTCGAAGTACGAACAGCCGCCGACTGGGAAATAAGAAGAAGACTTTTAGCTATTCCAGGAGTGGCTCAGGTCATCCCCATCGGAGGCGGGCAGAAACAATATCAGGTGCGAGTCAGCCCCGATAAGCTGAAGCAATACAATATTACGCTATATCAGGTATTACAGGCTACCGAGCAGGCCAACGAAAACTTTTCCGGCGGATTCTTCAGGGAATACAGCCAGGAGTACACCATTCGTGGAATAGGTCGGGCATATTCTGTGGAAGACCTGGAGCAGTCGGTCATCACCCAGCGAAATAACATTCCGATCACAATTGGAGATGTGGCAACCGTAGAAATTGCAGCCGCTCAAAAGATCGGGGATGCCTCGGTGAATGCTGAGCCGGCGGTAATTATCTCTATCCAAAAACAGCCCGGTGCAAATACCCTGGAACTTACCTCCCGTGTAGATGAAACCTTGGCACAGATCGAATCAAGTCTCCCGGCCGGATTTGAGATCAACACGCACCTGTTTCGCCAGGCCGAGTTTATTGAACTGGCCATCGATAATGTTATCGAAGCTCTGCGGGATGGGGCCTTTTTGGTGATCGTGATCTTGTTTCTGTTTCTGGGGAATTTCCGCACCACCTTGATATCACTTACTGCCATTCCACTCGCGCTAATCTTTTCGATCTTCGTGCTGGAATTCTTTGATATCACCATCAACACGATGACCTTGGGCGGGATGGCGATTGCCATTGGGGTGATCGTGGATGATGCCATCATTGATGTGGAAAACGTGTTCAGGCGACTCAGAGAAAACTCAAAACTGCCGGAAGCTAAGCAGAAACCGGCCATTGACGTGGTATTTGAAGGGTCGAAGGAAATTCGATCATCCATCATTAATGCCACACTGATCATTATGATCGTTTTTCTACCGCTATTCTTTTTAAGTGGAATCGAAGGACGCATGCTCCAGCCACTGGGACTGGCTTACATCATCTCCATTGGGGCGTCGCTGGTAATTGCCATGACCGTTACACCAGCGATGTGCTACTATTTGCTACCGAGCCAGGCCTCCAAAGGAAAACTGGAAGAAAGCTGGTTCACCAAGAAGTTAAAATCAGGCTATGAACACGTGTTGAATATAGTCCTTCGCATCAAGAAGACGGTGTTGGTTGGTACCTTGGTACTCTTTCTTGGAACCTTAGTAGTGTTACCATTTCTCGGAAGATCTTTCTTGCCGGAGTTTAATGAAGGTACGCTGGTGATAAGTGCAGTAACAATTCCGGGGACTTCGCTAACCGAATCCAATGCCGTAGGTAAACGAATTGAGGAGATCCTGCTGGAACATCCGGCCATTGAATCAACCTCTCGACGAACTGGTCGGGCCGAATTAGACGAACACGCACAGGGAGTGAATGCTTCTGAGGTTGATGCTGAACTTGACATCCCTGAAGGCACCACCAAAGAACAAGTGTTGGCTGAGATTCGGGAAAACCTAAGCGTAGTTTCAGGAACCAACATCACTATTGGTCAACCTATCGGGCACCGCATTGATCACATGCTGTCCGGTACACGAGCCAACATTGCCGTGAAGATCTTTGGTACGGATCTGTTCAGGCTTCGGGCTCTGGCGGAAGAAGTACGCGGACAAATGGAAACGGTAGAAGGCGTGGTGGACCTGTCAGTAGAACAGCAGCAAAATGTTCCTCAGCTTCAAATCCGTCCTGATCGAAGGGCACTGGCTCGCTATGGAATCACGATTCAGCAACTTGCTGAAATGGTGGACGTGGCGTTTGCCGGTGAAGTAGTTTCGCAAGTACTTGAAGGCGACAAGATGTTTGACCTGCTGGTACGCTTTGATGAGGATCACCGTGGAAGTATAGAAGCGGTTCAAAAGGCGACTTTCAACCTGGAAGACGGAACCATAGTACCTCTGTCAGAATTGGCATCGGTGACATCCCGAAGTGGTCCAAATACCATCAGTCGCGAAAATGTGCAGCGCAAGATCGTAGTCTCCGCTAATGTAGCGGGAAGAGATCTGCGTGGTACGGTAGATGAGATCCGGGCCAATGTATCTCAAAATGTCAGCTTCCCGCAGAGCTACTTTGTGGATTATGGCGGTCAGTTTGAAAGCGAAGCGCAGGCTACGCGCACCATTTCGTTGCTTAGTATTATCGCCATTGCGGCCATTTACCTGTTGCTATACCTGGAATTCGGTTCTCTGAAAACAGCCTTGCTGGTCATGGTAAACCTCCCGTTTGCCCTCATCGGAGGTATTTACACGGTGCTGTTTACCAGCGGGATTATCTCTATTGCCTCATTGGTAGGCTTTATCACCTTATTTGGTATTGCCACCAGAAACGGAATCTTGATGGTTTCGCATTACCAACAGCTCAGAAAAGAAGGGAAAGAATTTCTGCAAGCCATTCGTCAGGGCGCAATGGAACGTCTTAATCCCATTCTGATGACCGCACTCACTGCCGGACTTGCCCTTATCCCACTGGCTTTAGCCGCCGGTGAGCCGGGTAACGAGATACAGTCTCCGATGGCTCAGGTTATTCTGGGTGGACTATTGAGTTCGACCTTACTTAATATGGTAGTAATTCCTGCACTACTGGCACAGTTTGAAACACAAGAATAA